Below is a window of Halalkalicoccus subterraneus DNA.
TTGAAACATTACATCCTCATCAGGTGCCGGCGGGACACCCTCAGGGGCCTCAACGATTTGAGCATCATTAAGGGTAGTAGCGAGCCGGCGCCCCCAGTTACCAATGAGATTATTCCACTCGTTCTGGAACGCACCCTGGGCTTCGTTGATTTCGTCGTAGTAGTCAACGTACAGGCCAGCCTTTTCAGTCTCATTTCGTTCGTGATCAGTCATCGTGAGTTCAGTTTCGATTGTGTCAATGAAGTCGTCCAGTTGCCCGGTTGTACGCGCTGGATAGCTGCCATAATCCGATTCTTGAACGACTCGGAGTTGTGCGGCGATCCACGACCATCCTATAGCGATAAAGACGGGTGACTTGGGTAGCGACCGATCAGGTGTAACATAGAGGTAGTGCCGACAATCCTCCGGGACAGCAGTGGGATCAAGGTCAATGTTCTTGAACGTCTCGGCAGTGGCGTACTTCGGTGTTTGTCCGTCACCCTCTGTGGAGTCGATCTTCAACTCACAGAGGACGAACCACTCTTCTTTACACCAGACCAGAAGGTCGAGCCGACCATTTGGAATCGGGACTTCGGTCGCCACATTGATGTCTTCGAGGTCAAATCGTGAGAATTCGAAGTTGATATCGTCTCGGTTACTCAGGCCCTGTAGGAACTGCTCTACCGCGGCATAGTCAAGCCCGTGGGGTTCCTTCGGCGAGAGGAAATAGGCAAGGAAACGCTGCCAATCGCCTTCTTGTCGACTCAGTCCAAGGAGCTGCAGCGTCGTCGGAGGCGGTTCTTCTGTCTCTGGAAGTCGCTCTAGTTGACGATGTAGTTCGTCAAAACGCCGGGTAAGGGTGTTCTGAGTCACGAGTGTAGTTCATTCTATCGCCCAATCAAGCTATTGCTACTCCAGATATGCTCTTGAGTGGATGCTCCGTGAGAGACGCGCTCTGTATTCAGTACGTCTGCGCAAGTTGTCAGCAGTTGAGGACCGTACTGTCGTGCTCAATACAGCAATTGATGGGTACCAAACCTGCATAGAGTATTATTACTCCGCATGATAGTCCGCCACTAGAAATGACTCCCGACATTGGAAGCATCGAAGAACACGAACTCCGAAGCGTCTGGCCGCACGAAGAACACGATTTCACGCGGTGGTTGCTGGAGAACATCGATCACCTCACTGCTAAACTGGAAATCGAGGTCGAAGACGTCTCTCGCGAGGAAGCAGTC
It encodes the following:
- a CDS encoding PD-(D/E)XK nuclease family protein; protein product: MTQNTLTRRFDELHRQLERLPETEEPPPTTLQLLGLSRQEGDWQRFLAYFLSPKEPHGLDYAAVEQFLQGLSNRDDINFEFSRFDLEDINVATEVPIPNGRLDLLVWCKEEWFVLCELKIDSTEGDGQTPKYATAETFKNIDLDPTAVPEDCRHYLYVTPDRSLPKSPVFIAIGWSWIAAQLRVVQESDYGSYPARTTGQLDDFIDTIETELTMTDHERNETEKAGLYVDYYDEINEAQGAFQNEWNNLIGNWGRRLATTLNDAQIVEAPEGVPPAPDEDVMFQLPDGEGRRRYWLCRQANGKWSWLFPTEWWTHLDRGEPVYRNEKPNARIGFLHRPEFDRETVLGDHELTFYLRNAPSGNDEFYPRFAERFNSDDGIAAALPERSERRSRKSNVVEGTYEIDVDEHDSLFTGYIAALATAVDDHIVSNHSLIGRIDELYEETLAEVLDSDFA